Sequence from the Deltaproteobacteria bacterium genome:
TTATTGTCGCAGCGGGTCTTTGATCTCGAACTTCAGCCGGCGGATGTCGTCGATCGTCCACATATCGTCGTGGCTCAGGTGCGGCTGAGCGATCAGTGTTTTGCCGTCCGGGCGCAGGTAGCCAAGGTGAGTGATAACGTCGGCGAGATCCCACCCGTCGAATTTCTCGTACCAGTTGGTGTAATTCACGTAGCGCTGCGGTTCGAGGTCGAATATCCATTCGCACGGTTCCGAGCAGAACGCACGCTTCTTGCCGACTTTTTCTTTGATACGCATTGTGCTGGCATCCGGGCGCGGGAACACACACGGCATCTGACATACTTGGCACAGCGGCGGCAGGCTCGGGAAGAGCTGGGCGGGAATCTGACCGTTTCTCGGGTCGGTCATCTGGCGGTAGGCTTCCCAGAACTTGCCATAATGGCTGTTCCAGCCCGGGTATTGGGTCTCGAACCACTCCTGTTCACGTTCGCTAGGGGCATCGTAGCGCCAGAAGGCGATCGGCCACATGGCGTAGGCGGCCATGGCCGTCGAATGGTTGAGCCATTGGATGTTTTCCTGCGCGTTCGGCAGCCAGCGCGGCGGCTGCAAACCGAACTTCTCCAGCCGGGCGATGAAGCTGCCCACCCAGTCGTCGAGCACCCATTGCTTCCACATGTTTTTGTAGGCCCCGACCCGGTTGACGCTGAAATAATCGGTGAGCGTGCCGAGGAAGGCGTCGATGAAGACGTGGCCGCGCCAGAAGTATTTGTCGAGGGCTTCTTGGATCAACGGCAGATTGCGGTCGTCGGACAGCACGGTGACCAGCGTGGCATAGCCGTTGGCCATGTGCCGCGCCTCATCCGACTGAATGCTGAGGAACACAGTTGGGGTCGCGTGATCGCCATTGGCCGCAGCGGTGTTGGGGAAGGCGACGAACAAGGGGTTGGTGAACGCGGTTTCTCCGACCACTTGCAGGCTAATGGAGCATTCGATCGGGTCGCCGGCGATGAATGTCTCGAAGAACGAACGCCCCGCCGACGCCAGGAAGTGATTGCCGAACGCTTTCTGGCCGATGTCGAACCCAGCGGGGTCGTGGTAGTGCTTCATGTAGTAGCGGCCCAGATACATTTCCTGCTGCACGTGGCGCACTTCGTCGAGCATTTGTGCGAGGTAGCCGTTGCGCAGTTCTTCGTTGTCCACTGCGCTAATCAGCTGCCCCTGACATTTCCCGGCGGCGTATTCGGCAAAGGGAAGGATGGCCATGGCCGGCTTCATGCCCTCGGCAAAGCGCGTGGTCACCTGATTGGGGTTGTCCATGCGCACGGCACCGTCGAGAAACCCGTACTGGCGGTTGTCTTTCTCTGCCTCCATGGCCATGTAATCGCGAATCAGATGGCGAAACGGATCTTTCGCTTTCTTGGGGATGTGAAACTTCGTCGGGTATTTCGCTTCCGGTTCGAAGTAGGTGGGGGTCCACTCCAGACCTTTCACCTTGTCATGCGCCTTGATCAGATTCCGTGCCATGGGGCTCCTTTGCACCGTCCCTCAGTCTGTCAGTCTGTCAGTCTATCAGTTGATGCTGCCGATGATCTGACTGATCGACGGTGAGACTGTTGGACTCCGAGACTCTTAACGTTTTTCTTCCAACTGCAACATTTCCGCGTAGACACCGAACTTCTGTTCTTCGACCTGTGCCCGGCCATAGTAGCTGGTCATGACGACGAGGAAAGAGGGGACGTCGAAGGGGCGGCCTAGGCGTTCGCCGATGTCGTTAACGTCGATCTCGATCTTGTCCTCGCCCTCGATCATGTAATAGCAATTGGTTTTGGTGATGTGTAAATCCGGGCGTTCTTCGCGCAGCATC
This genomic interval carries:
- a CDS encoding MmoB/DmpM family protein, with amino-acid sequence MEEQKIAARNTVGLVLMGSEEADVVVEMLREERPDLHITKTNCYYMIEGEDKIEIDVNDIGERLGRPFDVPSFLVVMTSYYGRAQVEEQKFGVYAEMLQLEEKR
- a CDS encoding methane monooxygenase; amino-acid sequence: MARNLIKAHDKVKGLEWTPTYFEPEAKYPTKFHIPKKAKDPFRHLIRDYMAMEAEKDNRQYGFLDGAVRMDNPNQVTTRFAEGMKPAMAILPFAEYAAGKCQGQLISAVDNEELRNGYLAQMLDEVRHVQQEMYLGRYYMKHYHDPAGFDIGQKAFGNHFLASAGRSFFETFIAGDPIECSISLQVVGETAFTNPLFVAFPNTAAANGDHATPTVFLSIQSDEARHMANGYATLVTVLSDDRNLPLIQEALDKYFWRGHVFIDAFLGTLTDYFSVNRVGAYKNMWKQWVLDDWVGSFIARLEKFGLQPPRWLPNAQENIQWLNHSTAMAAYAMWPIAFWRYDAPSEREQEWFETQYPGWNSHYGKFWEAYRQMTDPRNGQIPAQLFPSLPPLCQVCQMPCVFPRPDASTMRIKEKVGKKRAFCSEPCEWIFDLEPQRYVNYTNWYEKFDGWDLADVITHLGYLRPDGKTLIAQPHLSHDDMWTIDDIRRLKFEIKDPLRQ